A portion of the Tenacibaculum todarodis genome contains these proteins:
- a CDS encoding glycosyltransferase family 2 protein translates to MTKITAIIPTLNEQDNIQRAINSVLFADEIIVIDSFSTDETVAIVKKNKNVTLLQRKFDDFSTQKNYAIKKAINNWVLVLDADEELPKKLQKEIKTTVKNPNDSVAFYIKRNFFYRGTKINFSGFRTSKVKRLFLKNECEYKGVVHEELVCNGKTSFLKNKLNHYSYKNSEHYKQKLNQYAQLQAKELFAKGKKATIFHTLIKPPARFLIHFIIRFGFLDGFKGLQLSYLMAYGVSKRYEYLDKLYK, encoded by the coding sequence TTGACAAAAATTACAGCAATAATTCCTACGCTTAACGAGCAAGATAATATTCAACGTGCAATAAATTCAGTTTTATTTGCAGATGAAATTATTGTTATTGATTCTTTTAGTACAGATGAAACAGTTGCTATTGTTAAGAAAAATAAAAATGTAACGTTATTACAACGAAAATTCGACGATTTTTCTACTCAGAAAAATTATGCCATTAAAAAAGCAATAAACAATTGGGTTTTAGTATTAGATGCAGACGAAGAATTACCTAAAAAACTTCAAAAGGAAATAAAAACCACTGTTAAAAACCCCAATGATTCTGTAGCGTTTTATATAAAAAGAAATTTCTTTTATAGAGGAACTAAAATCAATTTTTCTGGATTTAGAACAAGTAAAGTAAAACGATTATTTTTAAAAAATGAATGTGAATACAAAGGTGTTGTACACGAAGAGTTGGTGTGTAATGGAAAAACATCATTTTTAAAAAATAAATTGAATCATTATTCTTATAAAAATAGTGAGCATTATAAGCAGAAGTTAAATCAATATGCACAATTACAGGCAAAAGAACTTTTTGCTAAAGGAAAAAAAGCAACTATCTTTCATACTTTAATAAAACCACCAGCAAGATTTTTGATTCACTTTATAATAAGGTTTGGTTTTTTAGATGGTTTTAAAGGGTTACAATTATCTTATTTAATGGCTTACGGAGTTAGTAAACGTTATGAGTATTTAGACAAACTTTATAAATAA
- a CDS encoding L-threonylcarbamoyladenylate synthase — translation MKQLRNTLTPLLAEKTILYPTDTVWGIGCDATSVNAVKKVFKLKNREESKSLIVLVSSVSMLKKYVSVPKTALDILKEAKKPTTIIYNNPKGIAENIINKEDNTLAIRIVQDDFCRKLIKRFGKPIVSTSANRSGEPTPNSFSEIDNAILTSVDYVVNLHKEKITTKSSTILKLEGDNVITIRE, via the coding sequence ATGAAGCAATTAAGAAACACGTTAACACCTCTTTTAGCAGAAAAAACAATCCTTTATCCAACTGATACAGTTTGGGGAATTGGTTGCGATGCAACTTCAGTAAACGCTGTAAAGAAGGTTTTTAAGCTTAAGAATAGAGAGGAAAGTAAAAGTTTAATTGTATTGGTTAGCTCTGTTAGTATGTTAAAAAAGTATGTTTCTGTACCAAAAACCGCTTTAGATATTTTAAAGGAAGCTAAAAAACCAACAACCATAATCTATAATAATCCTAAAGGAATAGCTGAAAACATTATCAATAAAGAAGATAATACTTTGGCAATTAGAATTGTACAGGATGATTTCTGTAGAAAACTAATTAAAAGATTCGGTAAACCAATTGTTTCTACATCTGCAAATAGGAGTGGAGAACCAACTCCAAATTCATTTTCAGAAATAGACAATGCTATTTTGACGAGCGTAGATTATGTGGTAAATTTGCACAAAGAAAAAATTACTACGAAGTCTTCAACTATTTTAAAATTAGAAGGAGATAACGTTATCACTATTCGAGAATAA